The following proteins come from a genomic window of Nostoc sp. TCL26-01:
- the psb30 gene encoding photosystem II reaction center protein Ycf12/Psb30, with the protein MFDAIANINWEVVFQLTSVALIVIAGPAVIFVLAFRNGNL; encoded by the coding sequence ATGTTTGACGCTATAGCCAATATTAATTGGGAAGTTGTTTTCCAGCTAACCTCTGTTGCATTAATCGTTATTGCTGGGCCTGCTGTAATTTTTGTTCTAGCATTCCGCAACGGCAACCTGTGA